The proteins below come from a single Rosa rugosa chromosome 2, drRosRugo1.1, whole genome shotgun sequence genomic window:
- the LOC133729977 gene encoding mavicyanin-like gives MAGLKVVFVVLAISFSLGGNWVGAQVHHVVGGDRGWDPANSDLTSWSSSKSFMVGDTLWFAYSAAHGFIAEVKSKEEFESCDVSNPIRMFTDGLDSTPMDKEGLRYFTSSNPESCKNGLKLHVQVVPHQDRSQTVMPIVATSEISALAAAEGPTTPSGSAHLSSSLILLSFGFALLCYVMMKQQ, from the exons ATGGCTGGATTGAAGGTGGTGTTTGTTGTTTTGGCCATCAGTTTCAGCCTTGGAGGGAACTGGGTCGGAGCTCAAGTCCACCATGTTGTCGGAGGAGATCGTGGCTGGGATCCGGCTAATTCCGATCTCACTTCTTGGTCCTCCAGCAAAAGCTTTATGGTCGGAGACACACTCT GGTTTGCATACTCTGCAGCACATGGGTTCATAGCAGAAGTGAAAAGCAAGGAGGAATTCGAATCCTGTGATGTGAGCAATCCGATCAGAATGTTCACAGATGGCTTGGATAGCACCCCAATGGACAAGGAAGGACTCCGCTACTTCACAAGCAGTAACCCTGAGAGCTGCAAGAATGGCCTCAAGTTACACGTTCAAGTTGTGCCTCATCAGGATCGATCTCAAACTGTAATGCCGATAGTGGCGACATCCGAGATCTCTGCATTGGCTGCAGCTGAAGGGCCAACTACTCCTTCTGGTTCAGCTCATCTCAGTTCAAGTCTCATTTTGTTGTCATTTGGGTTTGCCTTGCTATGTTATGTAATGATGAAACAGCAGTAG
- the LOC133729976 gene encoding transcription initiation factor IIF subunit alpha, translating into MSSDLLLKPSCGGCGSTSDLYGSNCKHMTLCCACGKTMAENKAKCYDCGAVVTRLIREYNVRASTASEKSYFIGRFVTGLPNFSKKKSAENKWTLRKDLSDPRRSKDKDGQDQKKYKDVRPPTEASRERHKNKPWVLEDETGQSQYNGQLEGAQSAIYYLLMLQGKEFSAIPAGSWFNFNKVAQYKQLTLEEAEEKMNNRKKTQDGYERWMMKSGTNEPGPLREKETGVAGGKGRKKMTGDDDEGNFSDKGEEDEEEETARKNRLGLNKKGGDDEDDEGGNEEDDLDDDSSEKGDDWEHEEIFTDDDEAVGINPEEREEFEPEVPAPPEIKQDDDDDDNNEEEGGLSKSGKELKKLLGRSGGLNDSDAEDDDDDDDDMDDDIALPQALAPKQKDAPKQEPVDNSPIKPGTSGSAAKANPSSSKSAKGKRKLNGDDAKASNSAPPKKVKTENEQKSVKEEPASESSVPAKGSAASSKTGSTPSGGPTGPVSEEEIRAVLMQKSPITTRDLVNNFPGRLKSKEEKDAFAAILRKMSRIQKNNGISYVVLREK; encoded by the exons ATGTCGTCGGACTTGTTGCTGAAGCCGTCGTGCGGCGGATGCGGATCGACTTCTGATTTGTACGGGAGCAACTGTAAGCACATGACGTTGTGCTGTGCTTGCGGCAAAACCATGGCGGAGAACAAAGCCAAATGCTACGACTGCGGCGCCGTCGTCACTCGCTTGATTCGA GAATATAATGTGAGGGCAAGCACTGCCAGCGAGAAGAGCTACTTCATTGGTAGGTTTGTGACGGGGTTGCCCAACTTTTCGAAGAAGAAGAGTGCTGAAAATAAATGGACTCTTCGCAAGGATCTTTCGGATCCGAGAAGGAGTAAGGATAAGGATGGACAAGATCAGAAGAAATATAAGGATGTTCGGCCGCCTACTGAGGCCTCTCGG GAGAGGCACAAAAACAAACCATGGGTCTTGGAGGACGAAACTGGCCAGTCTCAGTACAACGGTCAACTCGAAGGTGCACAGTCAGCAATTTACTACCTATTAATGTTGCAAGGAAAGGAGTTTTCTGCTATTCCTGCTGGTTCGTG GTTCAACTTTAACAAGGTTGCACAATATAAGCAACTTACTCTAGAGGAAGCAGAAGAGAAGATGAACAATAGGAAAAAGactcaagatggatatgaaagATGGATGATGAAATCTGGAACTAATGAACCTGGTCCACTTCGTGAGAAGGAAACTGGTGTGGCTGGTGGTAAGGGACGCAAAAAAATGactggtgatgatgatgagggaAATTTCTCTGATAAAGGGGAggaagatgaggaagaagagacAGCAAGGAAAAATAGACTTGGTCTCAACAAAAAAGGTGGTGATGACGAGGATGATGAAGGTGGAAATGAAGAAGATGACTTAGATGATGATAGCAGTGAGAAGG GTGATGATTGGGAGCACGAAGAAATATTCACCGATGATGATGAAGCTGTTGGTATTAAtcctgaggagagagaagaattcGAACCTGAGGTTCCAGCTCCTCCGGAAATTAAGCAG gatgatgacgatgatgatAATAATGAAGAGGAGGGTGGGCTCAGCAAATCAGGAAAAGAGTTGAAGAAGCTACTTGGGCGAAGTGGTGGCCTGAATGATTCAGATGCAgaggacgacgacgacgacgatgatgat ATGGATGATGATATTGCCTTGCCTCAAGCGCTGGCACCAAAGCAGAAGGATGCACCCAAACAGGAACCAGTTGACAACAGTCCTATTAAACCCGGGACTTCTGGATCTGCTGCTAAAGCAAACCCATCTTCCTCCAAGTCGGCAAAGGGAAAGAGAAAATTAAATGGTGATGACGCTAAAGCATCCAACAGTGCACCTCCCAAGAAGGTGAAGACCGAAAAT GAGCAAAAATCAGTCAAAGAGGAGCCTGCTTCTGAAAGTAGTGTGCCTGCAAAAGGTAGTGCTGCATCCTCGAAAACGGGTTCAACACCATCTGGTGGTCCTACAGGTCCCGTATCTGAGGAAGAAATTAGGGCAGTTTTGATGCAAAAGTCACCCATCACCACACGTGATCTTGTTAATAACTTCCCCGGACGACTCAAATCCAAAGAG GAGAAGGATGCTTTTGCAGCAATCCTGAGGAAAATGTCTAGGATACAGAAGAACAACGGGATCAGCTATGTTGTATTGAGGGAAAAGTAA